GGCATTGTCATAATTTGCGGGATTATCAGAAATCAGGCTCAGCTTGATTCGTTTGTAAACAATCTTAATGAAAAAACGGATTTTCTTTTTGTTTGGCTTAGGGCTTCAAAAGAAGTTAGACACAAAAGGAGAGTGGAAAGGGCAAGAGACGGGGCTGACAATCCAGCCGAATTTGATTTTATAGATAAAATAATTCCCGACCAAGACTCTTTCAGTATGAAGTTTGGGCAGTTTTTGGAAATAAACACAGACGATAAAACACCCGAAGAAGTCGCTGAAATAATTAAAAAAGAAATTCAGTAAATAAGGCATATGTCTGCCTTTTGTTGTATTGGGAAAAAATTATATAATGCGAGTATTATATAATTGTCAGCATGACCAAATTTAACCATGAGAAAAATTTTGCTTTTCCCGGGTGCTTTTAATCCTCCTCATTGCGGGCACGCGGAAGCTGTTATAAAAGTTCTTGAAAAAAATAAAAATAAATTTGATGAGCTTTGGATTATGCCGTCAGGCAAGCGCGATGATAAAAACATCACAACCGATTATAAGCATCGGCGGGTCATTGGGAATCTTTTTGTTGAGTATTTGAAGACTAGGATAGATATTCCCGCAAAACTGATTACGGCAGAATTAGATGATAAGAGCGGAAAGTTTACACATGAAATATTGGAGGAGATAAAATCGCAACCTGACATACAAGTAACTCAACTAATAGGATTGGACGGGTTTTTAAATATCAAATATGGGTTATTTGATAATGAAGAGTCGTTTATAATAATAAAAAGAAAAGGTTATGAACTGCCGGAAAATTTTTCTCATAGCGGTAATATAATAATTTTTGACGGGGAGGTTAAACCAATATCAAGCACCCAAATACGCGATATGGTTAAAAATAATGATGGCCGGTACAAGTTCCTTGTACCGGAAACAATAGCCGACTACATAGAAAAGAATAATTTGTATCATAAAACATGACCGATAAAATGCGATCGCTTTCTTGCTGTCGCTTTTGTTTTTTTGGATTATTTTCTCTTGTGCTAGGATGTTGTTATGAAAATTTTTATTTCAAACAATCAAGACGACACTCAAAAAATCGCCAGAGATTTGGCGGAAGAAATTTTGGCCGGAAAGGCAATGTCAAGGTTGAACCTTGACATTGGGGGCGAAGGGGCGGTTGTGGTGGCGCTGATAGGATATCTGGGCGGCGGCAAGACGACTTTCGCGCGGGGGTTCGCGGATGGGTTAGGGATTGAGGAAAAAACCAAAAGCCCGACATTCATAATATTTAGAAAATCAAAAATAAAAAACCAAAAGTCAAAATTTAAGAACCTTTATCATTTTGATGTTTACAGGATTCATGATGAAAAAGAAATTTTAAATCTCGGCTGGGAGGAAATAATTTCAAATCCGGAAAACATCGTGCTGGTGGAATGGGCTGACAAAATAGAAAAAATCCTGCCGAAAAATTGCGTGAGAATAAATTTCAAACACTTGGCGGGGGACAAAAGGGAAATAGAAATTATTTAAACGGCAGATTGCAAAACGGCTCCAAACTGATAATCTTAAACAAAAGTTTTTTGAAATAAATTTCTTAAAAGTTTTACAAAAAGGAGGGTGTGATGGAGAGAGATTGTGATTGCCTTGGCGATTGTTCTTTTGGAATTAAGCTAAACCCAAAAGAAGCGACATACATAGAAGAGAATCATTTTTTGGTTATTTCCAATAACTGCAAAAGTAAAATTCCCGAAAGTTATGAATTTGTGAAATCGAATGAAAAATACTCTATGTACAGATTAAAATCTTCAAATTAATTTAAAAAATAAAAATTTGTAAAACTGAAAAAGCAGACGTTTCACCGAGTCTGCTTTTTTATTTTCCTAAACAGGTGTTAAAATTAAACTAATAAAACTATGGGAAAAGATAACCGCAAAATACTGGTCCTTTTAGACGCCCACGCGATATTGCACCGGGCGTTTCACGCGCTTCCAGACTTCACTTCGCCGAAGGGCGAGCCGACGGGAGCTCTTTATGGTTTCACAGCCTTTTTGCTCAAGGTTATACGGGAATTGAAGCCGGATTACATCGCCGCCGCGTATGATATGCCGCAGCCGACTTTCCGCCACGCCGCTTACGAAGACTACAAAGCCAAGCGGCCG
This genomic stretch from Candidatus Paceibacter sp. harbors:
- the tsaE gene encoding tRNA (adenosine(37)-N6)-threonylcarbamoyltransferase complex ATPase subunit type 1 TsaE — its product is MKIFISNNQDDTQKIARDLAEEILAGKAMSRLNLDIGGEGAVVVALIGYLGGGKTTFARGFADGLGIEEKTKSPTFIIFRKSKIKNQKSKFKNLYHFDVYRIHDEKEILNLGWEEIISNPENIVLVEWADKIEKILPKNCVRINFKHLAGDKREIEII